The following coding sequences are from one Rathayibacter sp. SW19 window:
- the rph gene encoding ribonuclease PH translates to MTDTIRKDGRTVDELRPITIERGWSEQAEGSALISFGRTRVLCTASFTNGVPRWMSGKGKGWVTAEYSMLPRSTNDRMDRESVKGKIGGRTHEISRLIGRSLRAVVDMKAVGENTIVLDCDVLQADGGTRTAAITGAYIALADALEWGRAHKFIGQRATPLIDSVSAVSVGIIDGEPMLDLAYVEDVRAETDMNVVVTGRGLFVEVQGTAEGAPFDRSELNSLLDLAIGGTTTLAQLQSEALSAVL, encoded by the coding sequence ATGACTGACACCATTCGCAAGGACGGCCGGACCGTCGATGAACTGCGCCCCATCACGATCGAACGGGGCTGGAGCGAGCAGGCAGAGGGAAGCGCCCTGATCTCGTTCGGACGCACGCGAGTGTTGTGCACGGCATCGTTCACAAACGGTGTGCCGCGCTGGATGTCGGGTAAGGGCAAAGGCTGGGTGACCGCGGAGTATTCGATGCTGCCGCGCTCAACGAATGATCGGATGGATCGTGAATCCGTGAAGGGCAAGATCGGCGGACGCACTCACGAGATCAGCCGGCTGATCGGCCGCAGCTTGCGCGCCGTCGTTGACATGAAAGCGGTCGGTGAGAACACGATCGTGCTCGACTGTGACGTGTTGCAGGCTGATGGTGGAACACGCACCGCCGCGATCACTGGTGCATATATCGCGTTGGCGGACGCCCTGGAATGGGGTCGCGCCCACAAGTTCATCGGCCAGAGAGCCACGCCGTTGATCGACAGCGTGTCCGCGGTCTCGGTCGGCATCATCGACGGCGAACCCATGCTCGATCTGGCATACGTCGAAGATGTTCGTGCGGAGACCGATATGAACGTTGTTGTCACCGGCCGTGGGCTGTTCGTGGAGGTACAGGGCACCGCAGAAGGAGCCCCGTTCGACCGCTCGGAGTTGAATTCACTGCTTGACCTCGCAATCGGCGGCACGACCACGCTGGCGCAACTGCAAAGCGAAGCGTTGTCTGCGGTTCTGTGA
- the rdgB gene encoding RdgB/HAM1 family non-canonical purine NTP pyrophosphatase, translating into MSEQIRVVLATHNAHKVAEFQQILGRALPRLEIIPYDGPEPIEDGASFAENALIKARTASAHTGLPALADDSGVCVDILGGAPGIFSARWSGQHGDDRANRALLLDQLADVRDENRGAHFTATIALVVPGAGVGDATDATTATGATASETVVEGIWPGSIARSARGENGFGYDPVFIPAGGTTTSAELTAAEKTAHSHRARAFEKIIPALMALASESPRRRRIENGTHS; encoded by the coding sequence GTGAGCGAGCAGATCCGAGTTGTACTGGCGACCCACAACGCCCACAAGGTCGCAGAGTTCCAGCAAATCCTCGGGCGGGCATTGCCGCGGCTCGAAATCATCCCGTACGACGGTCCGGAGCCGATCGAGGACGGGGCCAGTTTCGCAGAGAATGCGCTGATCAAAGCGCGCACAGCATCCGCCCATACGGGTCTGCCCGCGCTCGCAGACGATTCCGGCGTGTGCGTCGACATCCTGGGCGGTGCGCCCGGCATCTTTTCCGCCCGTTGGTCAGGACAGCACGGTGACGACCGGGCAAATCGTGCATTGTTGCTGGACCAGCTCGCCGACGTGCGCGACGAGAACCGCGGTGCCCACTTCACCGCGACCATCGCCCTCGTCGTGCCGGGAGCGGGAGTCGGGGATGCGACGGATGCAACGACAGCGACGGGTGCGACGGCATCCGAAACCGTCGTGGAAGGAATCTGGCCCGGCTCGATCGCGCGGTCCGCGCGGGGGGAGAACGGCTTCGGCTATGACCCGGTCTTCATTCCTGCTGGAGGCACGACAACATCCGCGGAGTTGACCGCAGCAGAAAAAACTGCGCATAGCCACCGGGCGCGCGCGTTCGAAAAGATCATTCCTGCGCTGATGGCGCTCGCCAGTGAGTCGCCGCGACGCCGTCGAATTGAGAATGGCACTCATTCCTAA
- the murI gene encoding glutamate racemase, whose amino-acid sequence MTDAPIGIFDSGVGGLTVARAVRDQLPNESILYIGDTAHSPYGPKPIAQVRQYALDALDSLVDQGVKMLVIACNTASSAMLRDARERYSVPVVEVIQPAVRRAVSATRSGRVGVIGTLGTVNSRAYEDAFAAAPELHLFTQACPRFVEFVENGITSGAELLTVAEGYLRPLRQANIDTLVLGCTHYPYLQGAISYVMGDGVTLVSSDVETANDVYRILVGRGLERTAASTPTVRYEATGDDAADFLRLAHRFMGPEVSHVDTVQTGPLELSALRQVPDR is encoded by the coding sequence GTGACAGATGCACCGATCGGGATTTTCGACTCAGGGGTCGGCGGCCTGACCGTCGCGCGCGCGGTTCGCGATCAGTTGCCAAACGAGTCGATCCTGTATATCGGTGACACAGCACATTCGCCGTATGGTCCGAAGCCAATCGCTCAGGTGCGGCAGTATGCGCTGGACGCGCTGGACTCCCTGGTCGATCAAGGTGTGAAGATGCTGGTGATCGCCTGTAACACGGCGTCGTCCGCGATGCTGCGCGATGCTCGTGAACGTTATTCGGTGCCCGTGGTCGAAGTTATTCAACCTGCGGTGCGCCGGGCGGTCAGCGCGACACGCAGTGGACGGGTCGGTGTGATCGGCACGCTCGGCACCGTCAACTCGCGCGCATACGAGGATGCTTTCGCCGCGGCACCCGAACTGCACCTGTTTACACAAGCGTGCCCGCGCTTCGTCGAATTCGTGGAGAACGGCATCACCAGCGGGGCTGAGTTACTGACCGTTGCCGAGGGCTATTTGCGCCCGCTGCGGCAGGCGAATATCGACACCCTCGTCTTGGGGTGCACGCACTATCCCTACCTGCAAGGCGCGATCTCGTACGTGATGGGTGACGGTGTCACTCTCGTCTCCAGCGATGTCGAGACCGCCAACGACGTCTATCGCATTCTCGTCGGCCGCGGCCTCGAGCGCACGGCCGCCAGCACACCGACCGTGCGGTATGAGGCCACAGGGGACGATGCAGCAGACTTCCTTCGGCTGGCTCATCGCTTCATGGGCCCAGAAGTCTCGCACGTGGACACCGTGCAGACCGGCCCTCTCGAACTGAGCGCACTTCGGCAGGTGCCCGATCGCTAG